The following proteins come from a genomic window of Bactrocera tryoni isolate S06 chromosome 1, CSIRO_BtryS06_freeze2, whole genome shotgun sequence:
- the LOC120781623 gene encoding IQ and ubiquitin-like domain-containing protein, whose amino-acid sequence MNCEELRELPNMKYMQFIPPPPSRGDPLLIEKPETNKKDDCSEELKEIPSEFIDEVLAVENVTVKFRVNGSRIVAQVYSNRSSIADIKTDIGSKFEVDPKYIRLTQNEREISNRCLLAQTDSNQFGIFEFDLDLLHISEMNLGDGMDPPKLDLNIYYNKYHMPDFITVNIEDENGFRTVIVEILNKAIVKPFLCGYRDKATGIEYLDAFTQTGPYFDKMKFNRYISRDTQTYEFKGKEIDTAHEQSTQCFQDGNNVLYVSAATDYTITPGKYQTYAQKMRRENKLAKIILIQRNFRRFLIVRFMRNAAAKYRRLVANRKAEEERLQVEAEKRIKRIELAKQFPQTKDDFEMLYGEVQKWKIAELKRIARLYEGPARIAEVNVLLDKEIQLRNGIEKQRCIVKKAMEDFRNEKMLTKLGEPIKWVGYKDNIIHLDLLRTQRVRFLTEVYKDMQKKTSREERLELLSKVKRILLDEREFPDFVEIFDLIQREINLLIHTKYCDVEILRKRQNILWMEMIKFSKDKPPDHGEKRMCEVCKKVKPYSQFALRTRQNNVDTCKRCYYIKIASTDNKTYAAILRAIQRDERKRRCNASFAFVLQMDDIRYIIDQIWHSHSILSKNAVLSNLRLPRWLKGEDWSPWNCICLTESEARNHYRLDDPTKVYDPKMVLEVGNRHMLARAAFHKMTEIATEFVETGQWFHVGLNKQRTVYPPNEYPRSGFPNKSANPIFKEKKKCD is encoded by the exons ATGAATTGTGAAGAGTTGCGAGAACTTCCGAAtatgaaatatatgcaatttatACCGCCTCCGCCTTCGCGTGGAGATCCATTACTCATTGAAAAACCAGAGACCAATAAGAAGGATGATTGTTCGGAAGAGCTCAAAGAGATTCCATCAGAGTTCATCGATGAAGTATTGGCAGTGGAAAATGTAACCGTTAAATTTCGCGTAAATGGCTCTCGCATTGTGGCTCAAGTATATTCGAATCGATCGAGCATTGCCGATATTAAAACTGATATCGGTAGCAAGTTTGAAGTCGATCCAAAGTATATAAGACTTACGCAAAACGAACGGGAAATATCAAATCGTTGTTTGTTGGCACAAACGGATTCAAACCAATTTGGAATATTTGAATTCGATTTAGATTTGCTGCATATTTCAGAAATGAATCTTGGCGATGGTATGGATCCACCAAAGTTAGATCtgaacatatattataa CAAATATCACATGCCCGATTTTATAACTGTTAACATTGAAGATGAGAACGGATTTAGAACGGTTATTGTGGAGATATTGAATAAAGCAATTGTAAAGCCATTTTTGTGTGGTTACCGGGATAAAGCAACAG GTATTGAGTATTTAGATGCATTCACTCAAACTGGACCATACTTTGATAAAATGAAATTCAATCGTTATATCAGCAGAGATACACAAACTTATGAGTTCAAAGGAAAGGAAATT GACACTGCGCATGAACAGTCTACGCAGTGCTTTCAGGACGGCAACAATGTGTTGTATGTTTCCGCAGCCACAGATTACACCATAACTCCCGGCAAATACCAAACTTATGCCCAAAAAATGCGCCGCGAGAATAAACTGGCCAAAATCATTTTGATACAACGTAATTTTCGTCGGTTCTTGATTGTGCGTTTCATGCGGAATGCAGCTGCAAAGTATCG TCGGCTGGTGGCTAACCGCAAAGCCGAGGAGGAGCGGCTGCAGGTGGAAGCAGAGAAGCGCATCAAACGTATTGAGTTGGCGAAACAATTTCCACAAACAAAGGACGACTTTGAAATGTTGTATGGCGAAGTACAGAAATGGAAGATCGCCGAGCTGAAACGAATAGCACGATTGTATGAAGGACCTGCACGAATTGCCGAGGTCAATGTGCTGCTCGACAAGGAGATTCAGCTCCGAAATGGCATCGAAAAGCAACGCTGTATAGTCAAGAAAGCAATGGAGGATTTTCGCAATGAGAAAATGCTCACCAAATTGGGTGAACCAATCAAATGGGTTGGCTATAAAG ATAACATAATTCACTTGGATTTATTACGCACTCAAAGGGTCCGTTTCCTAACTGAAGTCTATAAGGATATGCAAAAGAAGACGAGCCGAGAGGAACGCCTTGAGCTGTTATCGAAAGTGAAACGCATATTATTGGACGAACGTGAGTTTCCGGATTTTGTCGAG ATATTTGATCTAATTCAAAGGGAAATTAATTTGCTCATACACACAAAATATTGTGACGTCGAGATCTTACGTAAACGTCAGAATATACTCTGGATGGAAATGATCAAATTCTCCAAGGATAAGCCTCCCGATC ATGGAGAAAAACGTATGTGCGAGGTGTGTAAGAAGGTGAAGCCGTACAGCCAGTTTGCGCTTAGAACGCGTCAGAATAATGTAGACACTTGCAAGCGTTGCTATTACATCAAG ATCGCTTCTACGGACAACAAAACGTACGCTGCAATATTACGCGCTATACAGCGAGATGAGCGCAAGCGCCGCTGCAACGCGTCATTCGCATTTGTGCTTCAAATGGACGACATTCGTTACATAATTGACCAAATTTGGCACAGTCACTCAATACTTAGCAAGAATGCGGTATTGAGCAATTTGCG TTTGCCACGATGGTTGAAAGGTGAGGATTGGTCACCATGGAATTGTATTTGCCTTACTGAGTCAGAGGCACGCAACCATTATAGACTTGACGATCCGACAAAAGTGTACGACCCTAAAATGGTGTTGGAGGTAGGCAATAGACATATGTTAGCTCGCGCTGCATTCCACAAGATGACTGAAATCGCCACCGAATTCGTTGAGACGGGACAATGGTTTCATGTTGGATTAAATAAGCAACGCACTGTCTATCCACCAAACGAATATCCACGCTCCGGTTTTCCCAACAAATCAGCCAACCCGATATTcaaggaaaagaaaaaatgcgattga
- the LOC120780722 gene encoding uncharacterized protein LOC120780722, which produces MLSTHQQVTPNNRYAVIIAMPAIIYALLFTLPSTLAGGYKINSDRLSKPTSAMASKVLFHSPSLANIYKEMIVSSKPLSLRKYGNGSKVKKTKKDSKIYYIPIPPMPYRFIPGVGFDYQPMKIKPIVKEPSSGMKPLNGAAQTSSSNAGKVTTNVDQHTATNQKTKNNWYRPVDNGSTNYKISNKKEIDIVANRPLDFTGADSKLYLMDRGNYYFSGRPFRLQVAHAQPKNQLTSLNLKSKLFFNKKIIY; this is translated from the coding sequence GATGCCCGCCATAATCTATGCTCTGCTCTTCACACTGCCAAGCACCCTCGCCGGTGGGTATAAAATCAATTCAGATAGGCTCTCAAAGCCCACCTCAGCGATGGCCTCCAAAGTACTATTTCACAGCCCgtcgttggcaaatatttacaaagaaatgATTGTATCGTCGAAACCACTAAGCCTTCGCAAATACGGCAATGGTTCCAAggtgaaaaaaacaaaaaaggattcTAAAATCTATTACATACCAATACCTCCAATGCCATACCGCTTTATTCCGGGAGTGGGCTTCGATTACCAGCCCATGAAAATTAAACCTATAGTAAAGGAGCCGTCAAGTGGAATGAAACCTTTAAATGGCGCAGCTCAAACGAGTTCTTCGAATGCAGGAAAAGTAACCACCAACGTAGATCAGCATACCGCAACGAACCAGAAGACCAAAAATAACTGGTATAGGCCAGTAGATAATGGGAGCACAAACTacaaaatttcgaataaaaaggaaattgacATAGTGGCAAATAGACCGCTAGACTTTACAGGCGCCGACAGTAAACTCTATCTCATGGATCGCGGAAATTATTACTTCAGTGGGCGGCCATTTAGACTGCAGGTGGCGCATGCGCAACCAAAGAATCAACTAACGTCACTTAATCTTaaatcaaaactattttttaataaaaaaattatttattaa